In Proteus vulgaris, one DNA window encodes the following:
- a CDS encoding fimbrial protein, with the protein MFQLKRKLVLLAATTSLLGLSAATFAADGTINFTGKFIDTTCNIQFDNGSNTAEVNLGSYNVKALAAVGDLTTNKPIKIALANCPVQDQTVNIEFTSNNTNADGHTYIVTGANPISKSDVGVALFNDNAQTSQIIPASTQIPVVLTADAGETTVYASFKRIANTGALTGDEVTSTATFNINYL; encoded by the coding sequence ATGTTCCAACTTAAACGCAAACTAGTTCTATTAGCGGCCACAACGTCATTATTAGGTCTATCTGCAGCAACATTTGCAGCTGATGGTACAATAAATTTTACAGGTAAATTTATTGATACCACATGTAATATCCAATTTGATAATGGATCAAATACAGCAGAGGTTAATTTAGGTAGTTATAACGTTAAAGCATTAGCTGCTGTCGGTGATTTAACAACAAATAAACCAATCAAAATTGCATTAGCAAATTGCCCTGTTCAAGATCAAACGGTCAATATTGAATTTACCTCTAACAATACGAATGCTGATGGTCATACTTATATAGTGACAGGTGCTAACCCAATTTCTAAATCAGATGTTGGTGTTGCTTTATTTAATGATAATGCTCAAACGTCACAAATTATTCCTGCATCAACTCAAATTCCTGTGGTTTTAACTGCGGATGCGGGTGAAACAACCGTTTATGCTTCATTTAAGCGTATTGCTAATACTGGCGCGTTAACGGGTGATGAAGTGACATCAACGGCAACATTTAATATTAACTATTTATAA
- a CDS encoding fimbrial biogenesis chaperone, with product MFKNIKTTLFLAICFILPTTAQASVVLESTRIIYIAKSHGATITVQNPDPNPYLIQSWIGNENSDAPLADPLFITTPPLFRLDAEQSNTLRIVQMENKGELPKDKQSVFWLNVKAIPASNPDATNTLLISINSRIKLFYTPEGLSQNDFDLAYKNLKLSVSNNQLHIENPTPYYVTFSTLSVGDYKFNRPEMLSPESNYSWNLPNGTNGKITWNAVNSYGGLTELLTK from the coding sequence ATGTTTAAAAATATAAAAACTACTTTATTTTTAGCAATATGTTTTATTTTACCTACAACAGCACAAGCTAGTGTGGTACTTGAATCTACACGTATTATTTATATTGCAAAAAGTCATGGTGCGACCATTACTGTGCAAAACCCCGATCCAAATCCTTATTTAATACAATCCTGGATTGGGAATGAAAATTCCGATGCACCTCTTGCTGATCCTCTTTTTATTACGACACCGCCACTTTTTCGTTTAGATGCTGAGCAATCAAATACACTTAGAATTGTACAAATGGAAAACAAAGGTGAATTACCGAAAGATAAACAATCCGTTTTTTGGCTGAATGTAAAAGCGATCCCAGCATCCAATCCTGATGCAACAAATACTTTACTTATTTCAATTAATAGTCGCATAAAACTTTTTTACACCCCTGAGGGGTTGTCTCAAAATGATTTTGATTTAGCGTACAAAAATTTAAAATTGTCAGTAAGTAATAATCAACTCCACATTGAAAATCCGACGCCTTATTACGTAACATTTTCAACGCTTTCTGTAGGGGACTATAAATTTAATAGACCTGAAATGTTATCACCTGAAAGTAATTATAGTTGGAATTTACCCAATGGCACTAATGGAAAAATAACATGGAATGCAGTTAATAGTTATGGTGGGTTAACAGAATTATTAACGAAATAA
- a CDS encoding fimbria/pilus outer membrane usher protein, with protein sequence MKIGNIENENKRCYKKGYFHFFIALIIYFFHIEISFSDDYFDPSALSYGADQNIADLQSLAQFSKPGGQLPGVYLVDIYINDELVGSESIVFILNESDRNIYPVLTKSQLIKWGVNSLDKSSLNTLADDEKIYALDKIIPDASVKFYFSQQKLNVSIPQIYIDKSIRGEIDSKLWDEGISAALLNYTYSGSNTWISNTNKEHTSDQFLNLRSGLNFKGWRLRNYSTYHHNNNENKWDSIQTYLSHQVVSIKSLFTVGNVNSSGDIFDSFTYRGVLLESDESMLPNSQKGFAPIIRGIARSNAQVIIRQNDYIIYQTYVAAGAFEINDLYPTSYSGNLDVTIEEADGSKRDFVVPFSSLAIMQREGSLKYSFSSGKFDSNINSKEPYFAQATAMYGLPLDITVYGGQILAEKYAASAIGIGLNLGELGAISTDITHANIVHNNNSNNTRDSGQSYRFQYSKSMLQSGTTVTLAGYRYSTHGFYTFNEANNLNENNYNKRSRIQANLNQSLSRYGNLYLSAYQQDYWGRSGTERNINAGYNTHIKNISYGLSYSSMPDSDDDHQIALSMNIPLSNWYPQNSAYLTSSMNLARGGRNNLQVGVSGTALDNKQLNYAVSQSYGNQGQNASGNAQVSYNGAYGNINAGYSYGSEYQRVDYGAQGGIVLHPYGMTLSQPLGETLALVSAPDAQYVKVQNLNSVSTDSRGYAVIPYLSPYQRNNITLDINSLDDDVEILGNNKTMVPTRGAIVIANFDVKKGFKALVSLKFRDKPIPFGAIVTLADDDKSLQNNASIVGDNGVVYISGLEEEGNLFVKWGNKADQQCRAQYILSKTLENNSIQQINVSCL encoded by the coding sequence ATGAAAATAGGCAATATAGAAAATGAAAATAAAAGATGTTATAAAAAAGGATACTTTCATTTTTTTATCGCATTGATTATTTATTTTTTCCATATTGAAATATCATTTTCTGATGATTACTTTGACCCTTCAGCACTCAGTTATGGCGCGGATCAAAATATTGCTGATTTACAAAGCTTGGCACAATTTTCAAAACCAGGTGGTCAGCTCCCAGGTGTTTACCTTGTCGATATTTATATTAATGATGAACTTGTTGGGAGTGAGTCAATAGTATTTATTTTAAATGAAAGTGACCGTAATATTTATCCTGTTCTTACAAAATCTCAACTTATCAAATGGGGTGTTAACTCATTAGATAAATCATCTCTAAATACATTAGCTGATGATGAAAAAATTTATGCTCTTGATAAAATCATTCCTGATGCCAGCGTGAAATTTTACTTTTCACAACAAAAACTTAATGTCAGCATTCCTCAAATATACATTGATAAATCTATAAGAGGAGAAATTGACTCAAAATTATGGGATGAGGGGATTTCCGCTGCATTATTAAATTATACATATTCAGGATCTAATACATGGATTTCTAATACAAACAAAGAACATACAAGTGACCAGTTTTTAAATTTAAGGAGCGGGTTAAATTTCAAAGGCTGGCGTTTAAGAAATTACTCCACATACCATCATAATAATAATGAAAATAAATGGGATAGTATTCAAACCTATTTAAGCCATCAAGTTGTCTCTATTAAATCTTTATTTACGGTTGGTAATGTAAATAGCTCTGGTGATATATTTGATAGTTTTACGTATCGAGGGGTTTTACTTGAATCTGATGAGAGCATGTTACCTAATAGCCAAAAAGGTTTTGCACCGATTATACGAGGTATTGCGCGTAGTAATGCTCAGGTAATTATACGGCAAAATGATTATATTATTTATCAAACTTATGTCGCAGCCGGTGCATTTGAAATAAACGATCTTTATCCAACGTCTTATAGTGGGAATTTAGATGTCACAATTGAAGAGGCAGATGGAAGTAAACGTGATTTTGTTGTGCCTTTTTCTTCACTGGCAATTATGCAACGTGAAGGAAGTTTAAAATATTCTTTTAGTAGTGGTAAATTTGATTCTAATATAAATTCTAAAGAGCCTTATTTTGCACAAGCAACAGCTATGTATGGGCTGCCTTTAGATATTACTGTTTATGGTGGGCAAATTTTAGCAGAAAAATATGCCGCATCAGCAATCGGTATTGGCCTTAATTTGGGCGAGTTAGGTGCAATTTCGACAGATATTACTCATGCTAATATCGTCCACAATAATAATAGCAATAACACTAGAGATTCAGGTCAGTCCTATCGATTTCAATATTCCAAAAGTATGTTACAAAGTGGTACGACAGTCACGCTAGCTGGTTATCGTTATTCTACACATGGTTTTTATACGTTTAATGAAGCCAATAATCTTAATGAAAATAACTATAACAAACGTTCACGTATACAAGCTAATTTAAATCAATCATTAAGTCGTTATGGCAATCTTTATTTAAGTGCATATCAGCAAGATTATTGGGGGCGTTCAGGCACAGAACGTAATATTAATGCAGGTTACAACACTCACATTAAAAATATCTCTTATGGCTTAAGTTATAGTAGCATGCCAGACTCTGATGATGATCATCAAATTGCATTAAGTATGAATATTCCACTATCGAATTGGTATCCTCAAAATTCAGCTTATTTAACGTCAAGCATGAACTTAGCACGTGGCGGTAGAAATAACTTACAAGTGGGTGTGAGTGGTACTGCATTAGATAATAAACAACTTAATTATGCCGTAAGTCAGAGCTATGGTAATCAAGGGCAAAATGCCAGCGGTAATGCACAAGTTTCCTATAATGGCGCCTATGGAAATATTAATGCAGGGTATAGTTATGGTTCAGAATATCAAAGAGTAGATTATGGTGCTCAAGGCGGCATTGTTTTACATCCTTATGGTATGACATTATCGCAACCATTAGGTGAAACATTAGCATTGGTTAGCGCGCCTGATGCTCAATATGTAAAAGTACAAAATTTAAATAGCGTTTCGACAGATAGCCGGGGCTATGCGGTTATTCCTTATCTTTCACCTTATCAACGTAATAACATAACGTTAGATATTAATTCATTAGATGATGATGTTGAAATATTAGGGAATAATAAAACGATGGTCCCAACAAGGGGCGCAATAGTAATAGCCAATTTTGATGTAAAAAAAGGTTTTAAAGCATTAGTTTCACTTAAATTTAGAGATAAACCGATCCCTTTCGGTGCAATTGTTACATTGGCTGATGATGATAAATCGCTTCAAAATAATGCAAGTATTGTTGGGGATAATGGTGTGGTTTATATAAGTGGTCTTGAGGAGGAAGGAAATCTCTTTGTTAAATGGGGAAATAAGGCAGATCAACAATGTCGCGCGCAATATATTTTATCAAAAACGCTGGAAAATAATTCTATACAGCAGATTAACGTATCGTGTTTGTAA
- a CDS encoding fimbrial protein — protein sequence MRLNEILFFITTSLIISVSQVVYAESKHNDLALNIGPFTNIPSENEIIDGTLLTGNWDTNRIQPYFCLDTDNGFDRQTAKSIRTTSGIQARFERINYDVFETTHSGVGWIMSVTNKDNDRWLPILAGQETKIFEGSPSYGLGAKVKLSLVKIPGRFPNGVVTLPAQDLAHISCYRNGSVIEVATIRLSSVTMEFKARSCRVQTGTQTLQMGTYTRQSFSNLAVGQNLGTGISTNINLSCEKDVVPFVTISDNNQLGNESNIISLKSPDATTTAKGVGYQVFFDNQLQSLGPKSASVGNKNQFQINPITTMNNQTVPIALLFKYVKTSNNIVAGDANASVTLTFSYQ from the coding sequence GTGAGACTTAATGAAATATTATTTTTTATAACGACATCTTTAATTATTAGTGTTTCACAAGTTGTTTATGCGGAATCTAAACATAATGATTTAGCTTTAAATATTGGACCATTTACCAATATTCCTTCTGAAAATGAAATTATTGATGGAACATTATTAACCGGAAATTGGGATACAAATCGTATTCAACCTTATTTTTGCCTTGATACAGATAACGGATTTGATAGACAAACGGCAAAATCAATTCGAACGACAAGTGGTATTCAAGCGAGATTTGAACGTATTAATTATGATGTTTTTGAAACAACACACTCTGGTGTTGGGTGGATTATGTCGGTGACAAATAAGGATAATGATAGATGGTTGCCTATTCTTGCAGGACAAGAGACGAAAATTTTTGAAGGGAGTCCATCATATGGTTTGGGGGCGAAAGTTAAACTTTCATTAGTCAAAATTCCAGGTCGCTTCCCTAATGGTGTTGTTACATTACCTGCCCAAGATTTAGCACATATAAGTTGTTATCGAAATGGAAGTGTAATAGAAGTTGCTACAATTAGGTTGTCATCTGTCACAATGGAGTTTAAGGCACGTTCTTGTCGTGTTCAAACAGGAACTCAAACATTACAAATGGGCACTTATACAAGGCAATCATTTTCAAATTTAGCGGTTGGTCAGAATTTAGGAACAGGGATATCAACCAATATCAATTTAAGTTGCGAAAAAGATGTTGTTCCTTTTGTTACGATTAGTGATAACAATCAATTGGGTAATGAAAGCAATATTATTTCATTAAAATCACCTGATGCAACAACCACGGCAAAAGGTGTTGGTTACCAAGTCTTTTTTGATAACCAATTGCAATCATTAGGACCTAAAAGTGCAAGTGTCGGAAATAAAAATCAGTTCCAAATAAACCCAATAACAACAATGAATAATCAAACTGTACCAATAGCGTTATTATTTAAATATGTGAAAACAAGTAATAATATCGTTGCTGGTGATGCGAATGCTTCTGTTACATTAACTTTTTCATATCAATAA
- a CDS encoding fimbrial protein — MMYVRNNYKIIILLINALFIGNATADEVVINLQGHIKEGTCQVANYQKVLSLTGDQQYISIHKTFPTVGSASQAIPFTIELKDCDPTLNISIRFDGVTVSGYDNILMLTQGTSSADGAGIQILDKEENPINIGEKTAVAFDVKKETAYVLPFYARYIRYSNDRVKEGEANGKVDFTFTYD, encoded by the coding sequence ATGATGTATGTAAGAAATAATTATAAAATCATTATCTTATTGATAAATGCCTTATTTATTGGAAATGCAACCGCAGATGAAGTCGTAATTAACTTGCAAGGACATATAAAAGAAGGAACCTGCCAAGTTGCTAATTACCAAAAGGTGCTTTCTTTAACTGGAGATCAGCAATATATAAGTATTCATAAAACTTTTCCAACGGTTGGCAGTGCAAGCCAAGCTATTCCTTTTACAATTGAACTAAAGGATTGTGATCCTACATTAAATATTTCAATTCGTTTTGATGGTGTGACAGTCTCAGGATACGATAATATTTTAATGCTAACTCAAGGTACATCTTCAGCTGATGGTGCAGGTATTCAAATATTAGATAAAGAAGAAAATCCCATTAATATTGGCGAAAAGACAGCCGTTGCTTTTGATGTTAAAAAAGAAACAGCATATGTTTTACCCTTTTATGCTCGTTATATTCGTTATAGTAATGATAGAGTAAAAGAAGGTGAAGCGAATGGCAAAGTAGATTTCACATTTACCTACGATTAA
- a CDS encoding multidrug/biocide efflux PACE transporter, with translation MSQYQKTFTERVFHAVTFEAIAIAITAPLSAWLLGRSIFQMGTVAIVLSTLAMLLNLFYNMIFDRYWPLSKGSRPTKIRVMHAIGFEFSFVIIGLPILAFLLNMSLWDAFLLEIGFFVFFLFYTYAFNLSYDKLRESWFSHKEKRIVARN, from the coding sequence ATGAGCCAATATCAAAAAACATTTACTGAGCGCGTTTTTCACGCTGTTACATTTGAAGCAATTGCTATCGCCATAACAGCACCGCTTAGTGCATGGCTTTTGGGTCGCTCAATTTTTCAAATGGGCACAGTGGCTATTGTTTTATCAACGTTAGCGATGCTATTAAATCTATTTTATAACATGATTTTCGATCGTTATTGGCCTTTATCTAAAGGATCAAGACCAACTAAAATACGTGTTATGCACGCAATTGGTTTTGAATTTAGTTTTGTTATTATCGGTTTGCCAATACTGGCATTTTTATTAAATATGTCGCTATGGGATGCATTTTTATTAGAAATAGGATTTTTTGTCTTCTTCCTTTTCTATACTTATGCATTTAATCTTAGTTACGATAAATTACGCGAAAGCTGGTTCAGCCATAAAGAAAAACGTATTGTTGCACGTAATTAA
- a CDS encoding LysR family transcriptional regulator → MNYSIETLRTFIEAASLKSFSAAARKLNKSQSTVSSTITGFEDDMGFELFERKGRESTLTFAGQKVLSLVEDILAADERLQALRIELSPEMEPRLSCVFSDMYQPPYSEKLLKILDKEFPHLEFEFLVAENDDVINMLQNNQAHIGMMESRIEYPADIAFARLPIQGELGLYAHKAHPLVKEKQITYQHLTMNRQLRLSSRAQFVINSEKNWQAPNYLLLLEMAEQEMGWAILPTWLVKQFGHGLLMSLNYDQFPKKIDIDLVWSRNNPPGKAGYWMIDRLLKNDLQFSL, encoded by the coding sequence ATGAATTATTCCATAGAAACTTTACGTACATTTATTGAAGCCGCTTCATTAAAATCATTTTCTGCAGCTGCTCGAAAATTAAATAAAAGCCAATCTACAGTCAGTAGCACAATTACTGGTTTTGAAGATGATATGGGGTTTGAATTGTTTGAGCGCAAAGGAAGAGAATCAACACTCACTTTTGCAGGGCAGAAAGTATTAAGCCTCGTTGAAGATATCTTAGCCGCTGATGAGCGATTACAGGCATTAAGAATAGAACTATCGCCTGAAATGGAGCCTCGTTTAAGTTGTGTATTCTCTGATATGTATCAACCACCTTATTCAGAGAAACTCTTGAAAATTCTAGATAAAGAATTCCCACATCTTGAATTTGAGTTTCTTGTTGCAGAGAATGATGATGTGATTAATATGCTGCAAAATAATCAGGCGCATATTGGTATGATGGAATCACGAATAGAATATCCTGCTGATATTGCTTTTGCCCGATTACCTATACAAGGTGAGCTAGGATTATATGCACATAAAGCCCACCCTTTGGTGAAAGAAAAGCAGATAACTTATCAGCATCTCACAATGAATCGTCAGCTTAGATTAAGTAGTCGTGCTCAATTTGTTATTAATAGTGAGAAAAACTGGCAGGCACCTAATTATCTATTATTGCTCGAAATGGCAGAACAAGAGATGGGATGGGCGATACTACCTACATGGCTAGTAAAGCAATTTGGGCATGGTTTATTAATGAGCTTAAATTACGATCAATTCCCTAAAAAAATAGATATTGATTTAGTTTGGTCTAGAAATAATCCGCCAGGAAAAGCAGGATATTGGATGATAGATAGGCTCTTAAAAAATGATCTTCAATTTTCTCTCTAG
- a CDS encoding DUF1869 domain-containing protein, with the protein MENENKGYLLALINTNDNEKSEKIFLNPKILYIPEIATKEILSLVDELKNKINIDTQELSLELTNKNNGVSVDQECYLTDLLDADTSSLMVKDLINIVRGYDMDEETNVCGW; encoded by the coding sequence ATGGAAAATGAAAACAAAGGCTATTTATTAGCATTGATTAACACTAATGATAATGAAAAATCTGAAAAAATCTTTCTTAACCCTAAAATTTTATATATTCCAGAAATCGCAACAAAAGAAATTTTGTCATTAGTTGATGAATTAAAAAATAAAATAAATATTGATACTCAAGAACTCTCTTTGGAACTCACGAACAAAAATAATGGCGTTTCTGTTGATCAAGAGTGTTATTTAACCGATTTACTCGATGCTGATACATCAAGTTTAATGGTAAAAGATCTTATCAATATTGTACGTGGTTATGATATGGATGAAGAAACAAATGTTTGTGGTTGGTGA
- a CDS encoding DUF1971 domain-containing protein — MERIIIPTHYIHVRSTPLWTVDTAPKSIWERHLDKGTRQGVYPKLSVMQGVIIYYAYADEISPEPTETLVINAGEFGVFPPETWHKIEAKTEDTVFNVDFYVDPKVLAEG, encoded by the coding sequence ATGGAAAGGATTATTATTCCTACTCACTATATTCATGTACGCTCAACGCCACTTTGGACCGTAGATACAGCCCCAAAATCAATATGGGAAAGACATTTAGATAAAGGAACTCGCCAAGGGGTTTACCCGAAACTATCTGTTATGCAAGGAGTGATTATTTATTACGCATATGCAGATGAAATTAGTCCAGAGCCAACAGAAACATTAGTGATTAATGCGGGTGAATTTGGTGTATTCCCACCAGAAACATGGCACAAAATAGAAGCAAAAACTGAAGATACTGTTTTTAATGTCGATTTTTATGTCGATCCCAAAGTCCTTGCTGAAGGTTAA
- the dkgB gene encoding 2,5-didehydrogluconate reductase DkgB, which translates to MSVPVLGLGTFRLKDDVVIASVKTALELGYRAIDTAQIYGNEAAVGQAITESGIPRQDLYITTKIWIENLPKDKLIPSLKQSLRDLQTDYVDLTLIHWPSPNNAVSVEEFMQALLEAKKQGLTREIGISNFTIPLMEQAINAVGVKNIATNQIELSPYLQSHNVVNWAREHGVPITSYMTLAYGKALKDETIQAIAKKHNATAAQVILAWAISEGYSVIPSSTKRENLASNLLSLHLQLDAEDKKAIAALDCNDRLVSPEGLAPNWD; encoded by the coding sequence ATGAGCGTTCCAGTATTAGGTCTTGGTACTTTTCGTTTAAAAGATGACGTTGTTATTGCCTCTGTAAAAACAGCGTTAGAATTAGGATATCGTGCAATTGATACTGCTCAAATTTATGGTAATGAAGCAGCCGTTGGTCAAGCAATTACTGAAAGTGGTATTCCTCGTCAAGATCTCTATATCACAACTAAAATTTGGATAGAAAATTTACCTAAAGACAAATTGATCCCGAGCTTAAAACAAAGTTTACGTGATTTACAAACCGATTATGTTGATTTAACACTTATTCATTGGCCATCACCTAATAATGCAGTTTCAGTAGAAGAATTTATGCAAGCATTATTAGAAGCAAAAAAACAAGGTTTAACACGTGAAATTGGGATCTCTAACTTTACGATCCCTTTAATGGAACAAGCAATTAACGCAGTTGGTGTAAAAAATATCGCAACTAATCAAATTGAATTATCACCTTACTTGCAAAGTCATAATGTTGTTAATTGGGCGAGAGAGCATGGGGTCCCTATTACGTCTTATATGACATTAGCCTATGGTAAAGCATTAAAAGATGAAACTATTCAGGCAATTGCTAAAAAACATAATGCTACTGCAGCACAAGTTATTTTAGCTTGGGCAATAAGTGAAGGATATTCTGTTATTCCATCTTCAACAAAACGTGAAAACTTAGCGAGTAATTTATTAAGCCTTCATCTTCAACTTGATGCTGAAGACAAAAAAGCAATTGCAGCGCTAGATTGTAATGATCGTTTAGTTAGCCCTGAAGGATTAGCACCTAATTGGGATTAA
- the cbpA gene encoding curved DNA-binding protein, whose product MELKDYYAIMGVKPTDDIKTIKTAYRRLAKKYHPDVSKEPDAEARFKEIAQAWEVLGNEQRRAEYDELWAHRNDPKFRQFTQQHSNQNQESFSQEEFDDFYTSFFGHHSPFEGRRAQQPQKQRGHDLEIELAVFLEESQEEHKRTISYHLPVYNVFGILEKEMPKTLNVKIPAGVIDGQRIRLKGQGTTGENGGENGDLWLTIRIAPHPLFDIKGHDLEIVVPVAPWEAALGAKIPIPTIKEKILLTIPAGSQTGQRLRIKGKGLVSKKVSGDLYAIIKIVMPPKPDEKARELWQQIADSQTDYNPRKDWENK is encoded by the coding sequence ATGGAATTAAAGGATTATTACGCCATTATGGGCGTTAAACCTACGGATGATATTAAAACGATTAAGACAGCATATCGCCGTTTAGCAAAAAAATATCACCCTGATGTCAGTAAAGAGCCTGATGCTGAGGCGCGTTTTAAAGAGATTGCTCAAGCTTGGGAAGTTTTAGGTAATGAACAACGTAGGGCAGAATATGATGAGCTCTGGGCTCATCGCAACGACCCGAAATTTAGGCAATTTACGCAACAACACTCAAATCAAAACCAAGAAAGCTTTAGCCAAGAAGAGTTTGACGATTTTTATACCTCTTTTTTTGGACACCATTCTCCATTTGAAGGGCGACGAGCTCAACAACCTCAAAAACAACGTGGTCATGATTTAGAAATAGAATTAGCTGTTTTTTTAGAAGAGTCGCAAGAAGAGCACAAACGTACAATCAGTTATCATTTACCGGTTTATAATGTGTTTGGGATCTTAGAAAAAGAAATGCCTAAAACATTGAATGTTAAAATTCCTGCTGGTGTTATTGATGGTCAACGTATTCGTTTAAAAGGGCAAGGAACAACCGGTGAGAATGGTGGTGAAAACGGTGATTTATGGTTAACAATCCGCATTGCACCACATCCTTTATTCGATATTAAAGGCCATGATTTAGAAATCGTTGTTCCTGTTGCACCTTGGGAGGCTGCATTAGGTGCTAAAATTCCTATACCCACAATAAAAGAAAAAATCTTATTAACGATCCCTGCAGGAAGTCAAACTGGACAAAGATTGCGCATTAAAGGGAAGGGATTGGTTAGCAAAAAAGTCAGTGGTGATTTATATGCAATTATTAAAATTGTCATGCCTCCGAAACCTGATGAAAAGGCGCGTGAGTTATGGCAACAAATTGCAGATAGCCAGACCGATTATAATCCACGTAAAGATTGGGAGAATAAATAA
- the cbpM gene encoding chaperone modulator CbpM — protein sequence MGQLTTTVFTVTEFCHHTGISSNDLKEFVALGVIEPLEIETQEWFFDDNAIVVTHRALKLHKELALDWHGIAIALTLLDENEQLKQENKQLRQQLMRFIDKP from the coding sequence ATGGGTCAATTAACAACAACAGTATTTACTGTCACTGAATTTTGTCATCATACGGGAATATCCAGTAATGATCTTAAAGAATTTGTCGCACTTGGTGTTATTGAACCATTAGAAATTGAAACTCAAGAATGGTTTTTTGATGATAATGCGATTGTAGTAACACACCGCGCATTAAAACTGCATAAAGAACTTGCATTAGATTGGCATGGTATTGCGATAGCGCTTACTTTGTTAGATGAAAATGAGCAACTTAAACAAGAAAATAAACAATTACGCCAGCAGTTAATGCGGTTTATCGATAAACCCTAA